The Bos indicus x Bos taurus breed Angus x Brahman F1 hybrid chromosome 15, Bos_hybrid_MaternalHap_v2.0, whole genome shotgun sequence genome includes a window with the following:
- the LOC113905768 gene encoding histone H2AX, whose amino-acid sequence MSGRGKTGGKARAKAKSRSSRAGLQFPVGRVHRLLRKGHYAERVGAGAPVYLAAVLEYLTAEILELAGNAARDNKKTRIIPRHLQLAIRNDEELNKLLGGVTIAQGGVLPNIQAVLLPKKTSATVGPKAPAGGKKATQASQEY is encoded by the coding sequence ATGTCTGGCCGCGGCAAGACCGGCGGCAAGGCCCGCGCCAAGGCCAAGTCGCGCTCTTCGCGAGCAGGCCTTCAGTTTCCCGTGGGCCGCGTGCACCGGCTGCTGCGGAAGGGCCACTACGCCGAGAGGGTGGGCGCCGGCGCGCCGGTCTACCTGGCGGCGGTACTCGAGTACCTCACCGCTGAGATCCTGGAGCTGGCGGGCAATGCGGCCCGCGACAACAAGAAGACGCGGATAATCCCCCGCCACCTGCAGCTGGCCATCCGCAACGACGAGGAGCTCAACAAGCTGCTGGGCGGCGTGACGATCGCCCAGGGAGGCGTCCTGCCCAACATCCAGGCCGTGCTGCTGCCTAAGAAGACCAGCGCCACCGTGGGGCCGAAGGCGCCAGCGGGCGGCAAGAAGGCCACCCAGGCCTCTCAGGAGTACTGA
- the HMBS gene encoding porphobilinogen deaminase isoform X1, whose translation MSGNGNAAAIAEEDTPKMRVIRVGTRKSQLARIQTDSVVATLKALYPGLQFEIIAMSTTGDKILDTALSKIGEKSLFTKELEHALERNEVDLVVHSLKDLPTVLPPGFTIGAVCKRESPYDAVVFHPKFVGKTLETLPEKSVVGTSSLRRAAQLQRKFPHLEFKSIRGNLNTRLRKLDELQEFSAIILATAGLQRMGWQNRVGQILHPEECMYAVGQGALGVEVRAKDQDILDLVGVLHDPETLLRCIAERSFLRHLEGGCSVPVAVHTAIKDGQLYLTGGVWSLNGAETMQDTMQTTIHVPVQHEDGPEDDPQLVGITARNIPRQPQLAAENLGISLATLLLNKGAKNILDVARQLNEAH comes from the exons ATGTCTGGTAATGGCAACGCGGCCGCAATAGCG GAAGAAGACACCCCAAAGATGAGAGTGATTCGAGTGGGTACCCGCAAGAGCCAG CTGGCTCGCATACAGACGGACAGTGTGGTGGCAACGCTGAAAGCTTTATACCCAGGCCTGCAGTTTGAAATAA TTGCTATGTCCACCACGGGGGACAAGATTCTTGATACCGCGCTCTCTAAG ATTGGAGAGAAGAGCCTGTTTACCAAGGAGCTGGAGCATGCTTTGGAGAGGAATGA AGTGGACCTAGTTGTTCATTCGCTGAAGGACCTGCCCACGGTGCTTCCTCCTGGCTTCACCATTGGAGCTGTCTGCAA GCGGGAGAGCCCCTATGATGCTGTTGTCTTTCACCCAAAATTTGTTGGGAAGACTCTAGAAACCTTGCCAGAGAAGAG TGTGGTAGGAACTAGCTCCCTGCGGAGAGCAGCCCAGCTGCAGAGAAAGTTCCCACATCTGGAGTTCAAGAGTATT CGGGGAAACCTCAACACGCGACTGCGGAAGCTGGATGAGCTGCAGGAGTTCAGTGCCATCATCCTGGCCACAGCTGGCCTGCAGCGCATGGGCTGGCAGAACCGGGTGGGGCAG ATCCTGCACCCTGAGGAGTGCATGTATGCTGTGGGTCAG GGGGCTCTGGGTGTGGAAGTTCGAGCCAAAGACCAGGACATCTTGGATCTGGTGGGTGTGTTGCATGATCCTGAGACTCTACTTCGCTGCATTGCTGAACGATCCTTCCTAAGGCACCTG GAAGGAGGTTGCAGTGTGCCAGTGGCAGTGCATACAGCTATTAAGGATGGGCAA CTGTACCTGACTGGAGGAGTCTGGAGTCTGAATGGTGCAGAGACCATGCAAGACACCATGCAAACCACCATCCATGTCCCTGTCCAG CATGAAGATGGCCCTGAAGATGATCCACAGCTGGTGGGCATCACTGCCCGGAACATTCCACGACAACCCCAGCTGGCTGCTGAGAACCTGGGCATCAGCCTGGCCACCTTGTTGCtgaacaaaggagccaagaacatCTTGGATGTTGCACGGCAGCTCAATGAAGCCCACTAA
- the HMBS gene encoding porphobilinogen deaminase isoform X2 produces MRVIRVGTRKSQLARIQTDSVVATLKALYPGLQFEIIAMSTTGDKILDTALSKIGEKSLFTKELEHALERNEVDLVVHSLKDLPTVLPPGFTIGAVCKRESPYDAVVFHPKFVGKTLETLPEKSVVGTSSLRRAAQLQRKFPHLEFKSIRGNLNTRLRKLDELQEFSAIILATAGLQRMGWQNRVGQILHPEECMYAVGQGALGVEVRAKDQDILDLVGVLHDPETLLRCIAERSFLRHLEGGCSVPVAVHTAIKDGQLYLTGGVWSLNGAETMQDTMQTTIHVPVQHEDGPEDDPQLVGITARNIPRQPQLAAENLGISLATLLLNKGAKNILDVARQLNEAH; encoded by the exons ATGAGAGTGATTCGAGTGGGTACCCGCAAGAGCCAG CTGGCTCGCATACAGACGGACAGTGTGGTGGCAACGCTGAAAGCTTTATACCCAGGCCTGCAGTTTGAAATAA TTGCTATGTCCACCACGGGGGACAAGATTCTTGATACCGCGCTCTCTAAG ATTGGAGAGAAGAGCCTGTTTACCAAGGAGCTGGAGCATGCTTTGGAGAGGAATGA AGTGGACCTAGTTGTTCATTCGCTGAAGGACCTGCCCACGGTGCTTCCTCCTGGCTTCACCATTGGAGCTGTCTGCAA GCGGGAGAGCCCCTATGATGCTGTTGTCTTTCACCCAAAATTTGTTGGGAAGACTCTAGAAACCTTGCCAGAGAAGAG TGTGGTAGGAACTAGCTCCCTGCGGAGAGCAGCCCAGCTGCAGAGAAAGTTCCCACATCTGGAGTTCAAGAGTATT CGGGGAAACCTCAACACGCGACTGCGGAAGCTGGATGAGCTGCAGGAGTTCAGTGCCATCATCCTGGCCACAGCTGGCCTGCAGCGCATGGGCTGGCAGAACCGGGTGGGGCAG ATCCTGCACCCTGAGGAGTGCATGTATGCTGTGGGTCAG GGGGCTCTGGGTGTGGAAGTTCGAGCCAAAGACCAGGACATCTTGGATCTGGTGGGTGTGTTGCATGATCCTGAGACTCTACTTCGCTGCATTGCTGAACGATCCTTCCTAAGGCACCTG GAAGGAGGTTGCAGTGTGCCAGTGGCAGTGCATACAGCTATTAAGGATGGGCAA CTGTACCTGACTGGAGGAGTCTGGAGTCTGAATGGTGCAGAGACCATGCAAGACACCATGCAAACCACCATCCATGTCCCTGTCCAG CATGAAGATGGCCCTGAAGATGATCCACAGCTGGTGGGCATCACTGCCCGGAACATTCCACGACAACCCCAGCTGGCTGCTGAGAACCTGGGCATCAGCCTGGCCACCTTGTTGCtgaacaaaggagccaagaacatCTTGGATGTTGCACGGCAGCTCAATGAAGCCCACTAA